Genomic segment of Gammaproteobacteria bacterium:
ATTTCCGGCTCCCACCGCCGGGCTTCCGCGGCGATCCCATCCGCGGTCGCCAATTGTTCACCGCCAACTGCGCCAAGTGTCACGGCACAGAGGCGCTAGGCACCGACCAGGGGCCGCCGCTGATCCACCGTATCTATGAGCCTTCGCATCATGCTGACCTGGCCTTCTATATCGCCGTCGCGCGCGGTGTGCAGGCGCACCACTGGAATTTCGGCAACATGGCGCCGGTGCCGGGGCTGACGGGAGAGGATACGGCGGACATCATCGCCTGGGTGCGCGCCAAGCAGCAGGCCGCCGGCATCCACTGAGAGGCGTTGCCTTCAGCGCACCACCGCGGTGCTCGCCTCCAGCACGATGTCGCGGCCGAGCCGCTGTTCGATGTCCTGCTTGACGCGCTCGACCCGAGGGGTGTCGATGGGGCCGTCGGCGAGCAGACGCACGGACAGATACAGGGGCGCCGTCGCATGGATCTTCACGTCGCGTACCTCCACGCCGGCCGTCTCCCAGCCTTCCAGGGCGCGGGCGATGCGGTGCTCGTCCACCATGCGCATAAAGCTCAATGCCAGCGGCACGCTCACCGCGCCGGCCAGCAGCAGCGACAGCAGCAGGCCGCGCCTGGCGCGCTTGAAGGGACTGTAACCG
This window contains:
- a CDS encoding cytochrome c; this encodes MHTRRLSLYAVLTAVLLSGCDQASQTAEPAPMAAAPAAAPAAAQPADFRLPPPGFRGDPIRGRQLFTANCAKCHGTEALGTDQGPPLIHRIYEPSHHADLAFYIAVARGVQAHHWNFGNMAPVPGLTGEDTADIIAWVRAKQQAAGIH